The following are from one region of the Arachis duranensis cultivar V14167 chromosome 10, aradu.V14167.gnm2.J7QH, whole genome shotgun sequence genome:
- the LOC110276820 gene encoding LOW QUALITY PROTEIN: uncharacterized protein LOC110276820 (The sequence of the model RefSeq protein was modified relative to this genomic sequence to represent the inferred CDS: substituted 1 base at 1 genomic stop codon), protein METGVIFYEFEDPYIYEDMVHHSYFIMGLEPRIRRYALPDRAFQHPLSSPHFDPDALVHPFPDDPEHPIPAQPLNEAEPEPIVPDEPELAGDYVPVIPPEWDFPPEPIPDFPQPDEPALPDDGVAPIYANAPVLVNGFVHSDSSVSGGSEDIVVAADDEEEEDPEIEIEQDEEMDETTMGSRRRGVREGIPNVNYEREQETFMTTMNAVAETVREAAVAAARAVDRLGVRNGNENEHGEDSENNENNLGHLERPMTLATFLKVKPPKFKGTLVATDADNWFRAIERSLQAQHVPEGQHVEFATYMLEGEAEHWWQGVQRLLQQDEGDIPWNTFKDEFYKKYFPRAARDAKEMELMQLKQGNTTIAEYAHKFDDLCRFSKICQGNPANFEEWKCLKFEGGLREDLMSSVVPLEIRNFAELVNKCKLVEECAKKVIASKTSRQGFLPRNYNSYSWQPRRTNFKIPGVPQRRSPQVGNAPTRPTGGNGGRSRQDNGKRPQQAQVNIACRQCGKDHGTRPCQIRTFTSYNCGEPGHLARSRPKGLSRNPVRTQQQGRVFAMTADDAMQSDALIQGQCYVKNRSLTVLYDSGASHSFISLTVARELGLDFSELNFDLIVHTPASQNVLTSLVCLQVPFTIRNKTFKHDLICLPLCGLEVILGLDWLSKYHVFLDCFERTAVIPSDSLDIKPFLSYTLYLNSVRVTLNGSDCEGYVLLAASSNDSEVSLEQIRVVKEFPDVFPDDIPEFPLQREIEFSIELVPGTGPISIAPYRMSPLELAELKKQLDELLGKKFIRPSASPWGAPVLLVKKKDGRMRLCVDYRXLNKVTIKNKYPLPRIDDLMDQLKGATVFSKIDLRSGYHQIRVKESDIPKTAFRTRYGHYEYTVMSFGLTNAPAIFMDYMNRIFRPYLDLFVVVFIDDILIYSKTEREHEEHLRAVLQILRTRKLYAKLSKCEFWIEKVAFLGHVISQGGIAVDPSKIEAVVQWEPPTTVTEVRSFLGLAGYYRRFIKGFSQIALPLTYLTRKEVPFVWTAECDRSFKMLKEKLTTAPVLVLPDPQKPFEVYCDASHKGLGCVLMQDKNVVAYASRQLRPHERNYPTHDLELAAVVFALKIWRHYLYGAQLEVFSDHKSLKYIFDQKDLNMRQRRWMEFLKDYDFKLSYHPGKANVVADALSRKNLSISWMMIKEEKLLAEFEDLKLAMTETSNGVRLAQGVRLAQLHITPDFKIRIQQAQAQDSEMMTMLRRMKVEEPEAVRLDRSSLWRYKNRICVPSSGDLRQRILA, encoded by the exons ATGGAGACGGGCGTGATCTTCTATGAGTTTGAGGACCCTTACATTTACGAGGATATGGTACATCACAGTTATTTCATCATGGGATTGGAGCCTCGTATTAGACGATACGCGTTACCTGATCGAGCCTTTCAACATCCTCTGTCTAGCCCGCATTTTGACCCTGATGCTCTTGTACATCCTTTTCCTGATGACCCCGAGCACCCTATACCAGCTCAACCTTTGAATGAGGCGGAACCTGAGCCTATCGTTCCTGATGAGCCCGAGTTAGCTGGTGACTACGTACCTGTGATACCACCAGAGTGGGATTTTCCCCCTGAGCCGATCCCTGACTTTCCACAGCCTGATGAGCCGGCACTACCGGATGATGGGGTAGCTCCTATATACGCGAACGCACCTGTGCTCGTGAATGGTTTTGTACATAGTGACAGTAGTGTCTCTGGTGGATCTGAGGATATAGTTGTAGCTGCGGATGATGAGGAAGAGGAGGATcctgagatagagatagagcagGATGAGGAGATGGACGA gACCACGATGGGTTCACGGAGACGAGGCGTACGGGAAGGAATTCCTAATGTTAACTACGAGAGGGAACAGGAGACGTTTATGACTACTATGAACGCTGTGGCTGAGACAGTGCGTGAGGCTGCAGTAGCAGCGGCTAGGGCTGTTGATCGTCTTGGAGTGAGAAACGGGAATGAGAATGAGCATGGGGAAGATAGTGAAAATAATGAGAATAACTTAGGGCATCTCGAAAGACCTATGACCCTTGCGACTTTTCTGAAAGTTAAACCGCCTAAGTTTAAAGGTACACTTGTTGCGACTGATGCTGACAATTGGTTCCGAGCTATTGAACGATCACTACAAGCACAGCATGTTCCGGAAGGCCAACACGTGGAGTTTGCTACTTATATGCTGGAAGGAGAGGCTGAGCATTGGTGGCAGGGGGTACAGCGACTGTTGCAACAAGATGAAGGCGATATTCCTTGGAATACTTTTAAGGACGAATTTTATAAGAAGTATTTTCCGAGGGCAGCTCGTGATGCTAAGGAGATGGAACTTATGCAGCTGAAACAGGGTAATACAACTATTGCAGAATATGCCCATAAATTTGATGACTTGTGCCGTTTCTCCAAGATCTGCCAAGGGAATCCTGCTAACTTTGAAGAATGGAAGTGTTTGAAGTTCGAAGGGGGCCTTCGTGAGGATTTGATGAGTTCAGTAGTTCCATTGGAGATACGAAATTTTGCTGAGCTAGTTAATAAGTGTAAGTTAGTGGAAGAATGTGCTAAGAAGGTAATTGCCTCTAAAACAAGTCGTCAAGGATTTCTGCCAAGGAACTACAATAGCTATAGTTGGCAACCACGAAGGACAAACTTCAAGATACCTGGTGTGCCACAGCGAAGGAGTCCACAAGTTGGTAACGCTCCTACTCGCCCTACGGGTGGAAACGGAGGTAGATCAAGGCAGGATAATGGTAAACGACCTCAGCAGGCACAAGTGAATATCGCATGTAGGCAGTGTGGAAAGGATCATGGTACCAGGCCTTGCCAAATCAGAACATTTACTAGTTACAATTGTGGGGAACCGGGACACTTGGCGAGGAGTCGCCCAAAAGGACTTTCTCGAAATCCAGTACGAACCCAGCAACAAGGTCGAGTGTTTGCCATGACTGCTGATGATGCTATGCAATCAGATGCCCTGATCCAAGGTCAGTGTTATGTCAAGAATCGATCTCTAACTGTACTGTATGATTCGGGTGCATCgcattcttttatttctttaactgTTGCTCGTGAGTTGGGACTAGATTTCTCTGAGTTGAACTTTGATCTGATTGTCCATACACCTGCATCCCAAAATGTTTTGACTAGTTTAGTGTGCCTGCAAGTACCATTCACTATTAGGAACAAAACTTTTAAACATGATCTAATCTGTTTGCCTCTatgtggtttagaagttattctAGGGTTGGATTGGTTATCTAAGTATCATGTTTTCCTTGATTGCTTTGAAAGAACTGCTGTTATTCCGTCTGATAGTTTGGATATTAAACCATTTTTGTCATATACCTTATATCTGAATTCTGTAAGAGTTACCTTAAACGGGAGTGATTGTGAGGGGTACGTTCTGTTAGCGGCTAGCTCAAATGACAGTGAAGTAAGCTTAGAACAAATCCGAGTGGTGAAGGAATTTCCTGATGTTTTCCCGGACGACATACCTGAGTTTCCTCTTCAGCGAGAGATAGAATTCAGCATTGAACTTGTACCTGGAACCGGACCAATTTCCATAGCACCGTACCGGATGTCACCACTGGAACTTGCAGAGTTGAAGAAGCAGTTGGATGAGCTACTTGGAAAGAAATTTATTCGTCCCAGTGCATCACCTTGGGGAGCTCCGGTATTGctagtaaagaagaaggatggtaGAATGAGACTTTGCGTAGATTACCGATAGTTAAATAAAGTCACTATTAAGAACAAGTATCCACTTCCACGAATAGATGACTTGATGGATCAGTTAAAAGGTGCAACTGTGTTTTCGAAGATTGATTTGCGATCGGGCTATCACCAGATTCGAGTGAAGGAATCAGATATACCGAAGACTGCATTTAGAACTCGATATGGTCACTATGAGTATACGGTTATGTCGTTTGGACTAACTAATGCTCCTGCgattttcatggattacatgaatcgtATTTTCCGTCCGTACCTTGATCTGTTCGTAGTAGTTTTCATAGACGATATTCTCATCTATTCGAAGACAGAAAGAGAGCATGAAGAGCATCTAAGGGCTGTATTGCAGATACTGAGGACTCGAAAGTTATATGCTAAACTATCAAAGTGCGAGTTCTGGATAGAGAAGGTGGCATTTTTGGGACATGTTATATCACAGGGAGGAATTGCAGTGGATCCTTCAAAAATTGAAGCAGTAGTGCAATGGGAACCACCTACGACCGTTACAGAAGTTCGGAGTTTTCTCGGACTTGCTGGATATTACCGGAGGTTCATCAAAGGATTTTCACAGATAGCCTTGCCTTTGACTTACCTTACACGAAAGGAAGTTCCGTTCGTTTGGACGGCTGAGTGTGATAGAAGTTTCAAGATGCTTAAGGAGAAGTTAACAACTGCACCTGTATTAGTACTACCCGACCCGCAGAAACCTTTTGAAGTATACTGTGACGCCTCTCATAAAGGACTTGGATGTGTGCTGATGCAAGACAAGAatgtggtggcttatgcttcccGGCAGCTGAGACCTCATGAACGAAATTATCCGACGCATGACTTAGAGTTGGCTGCTGTGGTGTTTGCTCTGAAGATCTGGAGACACTATTTGTATGGTGCTCAACTAGAAGTTTTCTCTGACCACAAAAGTTTAAAGTATATCTTTGACCAGAAGGATCTTAATATGCGACAGCGAAGGTGGATGGAGTTCCTGAAGGACTATGATTTTAAGTTAAGTTATCACCCAGGAAAAGCAAACGTGGTGGCAGACGCCTTGAGCAGGAAGAATTTGAGTATTTCTTGGATGATGATAAAGGAAGAAAAGCTACTTGCAGAATTTGAGGACCTTAAGTTGGCTATGACTGAGACGTCAAATGGAGTCCGTTTGGCCCAAGGAGTCCGTTTGGCTCAGTTGCATATAACACCAGATTTTAAGATTAGGATTCAGCAAGCACAAGCACAGGACTCAGAAATGATGACGATGCTGAGACGGATGAAAGTAGAAGAACCAGAAGCTGTAAGACTAGATCGTAGCAGTCTCTGGAGATACAAGAACAGAATTTGTGTGCCTAGCTCTGGAGATTTACGGCAAAGGATTCTTGCATAA